Proteins from a genomic interval of Chanodichthys erythropterus isolate Z2021 chromosome 8, ASM2448905v1, whole genome shotgun sequence:
- the LOC137024912 gene encoding gastrula zinc finger protein XlCGF57.1-like, which produces MERIKEEREDLKMAIIKEETEDIKIEETFNVKQEDTEEQTDLMALKEESEVLNEMEEKYQNNHHDFISEEKPCSCSQTENTSSQKMAQKSGAKSHFSCKQCGIRNTSFNRQTEIQTEKPFTCQQCGKSFTQKRSLNKHKVVHTGEKPFTCQQCGKCFTRKETLNYHMRIHTKENLFTCQKCGKSFTQKASLNRHMEIHINKSYTCPHCGKIFYHKGHFVDHLVVHTGERHFTCQLCGKSFTQKGSLNCHMVVHTGEKPFTCQQCGKRFTLKESLKCHMRMHTRESLFTCQQCGKSFTRKGRLEYHMRIHTGEKPFTCQQCGKSFTQKGGFNRHMRIHTREKPFTCQQCGKSFIREGNLKVHMRIHTGEKPFTCQQCGKSFNLKGSLKNHMRIHTREKPFVCG; this is translated from the coding sequence ACCTGATGGCACtgaaagaggagagtgaagtactgaatgaaatggaagagaaatatcaaaataatcatCATGATTTCATTTCTGAAGAAAAACCTTGTAGTTGCTCACAGACTGAAAACACTTCCTCACAAAAAATGGCTCAAAAGTCAGGGGCTAAAAGTCATTTCAGCTGCAAACAGTGTGGAATCAGAAACACAAGCTTTAACAGGCAAACAGAAATTCAAACTgaaaagcctttcacctgccaacagtgtggaaaaagtttcactCAAAAAAGAAGTCTTAATAAACACAAGgtagttcacactggagaaaagcctttcacctgccaacagtgtggaaaatgTTTCACACGAAAAGAAACTCTTAAttaccacatgagaattcacactaaAGAGAACCTTTTCACCTGCCAaaagtgtggaaaaagtttcaccCAAAAGGCAAGCCTTAACAGGCACATGGAAATTCACATCAATAAGTCTTACACGTGTCCTCACTGCGGAAAGATTTTTTATCATAAAGGACACTTTGTAGACCACTTGGttgttcacactggagagaggcATTTCACCTGCCAACtttgtggaaaaagtttcactCAAAAAGGAAGTCTTAATTGTCACATGgtagttcacactggagaaaagcctttcacctgccagcAATGTGGAAAAAGATTCACCCTAAAAGAAAGTCTTAAGTGCCACATGAGAATGCACACTAGAGAGAGCcttttcacctgccaacagtgtggaaaaagttttacCCGAAAAGGAAGGCTTGAataccacatgagaattcacaccggagagaagccctttacctgccaacagtgtggtaaaagtttcacccaaaaaggaGGCTTTAACaggcacatgagaattcacacaaGAGAGAAGCCCtttacctgccaacagtgtggaaagagtttcattagAGAAGGGAACCTTAAAgtgcacatgagaattcacaccggagagaagccctttacctgccaacagtgtggaaagagtttcaaccTAAAAGGAAGCTTAAAAaaccacatgagaattcacacacGAGAGAAGCCGTTTGTATGTGGTTAa